The genomic stretch CCGTCCGCGAGGTCGAAGACCACCCGCCACGGCGCGTCGGCGTCCGCACCCTCGCGCGTCGCGGAGACCGGCACAAGGTCGCGCACCTCGGCGCGGCCCAGCGCCTGGCGCGCCAGCACGTCGGCGGCCTGCACCACCATCGCGTCGCAGCAGCGTCCGCGCAGCAGCGCCGGCACCACACGACCCACCGCCGTCGCCTCCACCACCGCGGCAGCGTCCGCGGTGTCCACGCGCCCGTAGGTCCAGCCGGTCGGCAGGGACAGCAGGTTGGCGGCGAACCTGTCCCCGCCCAGGTGGGAGCACTCCCACACCCGCGACGGCGCCAGCTCGGCCAGCGCCGCGGCCAGCGGGCGGCCCCGCCGCGCGCAGCACCAGTCCTTGCGCCCGTGCGTGCACACGAGCAGCGGCCCGCCGTCGGAGGTGTCGAGGTCCGTCCAGCCCTCCGGCGAGCGCGCCGCCTGGACGACCTCGGCCACCGAGCACGACCGGGTGATGACGCGCTCGCGGTCTCGGCGCACCGAGACCCGCATGAGCACGCGCTCGCCGTCGTCACCGGCAGCGGCGCGCAGGACGCTCGCGCCGGGCCGGCGCACCAGCAGCAGCTTGGCGCCGATCGAGGCGGCCACCTCCTTGAGCGCCGCGGTGGCCGCGTCGCCCAGCCGGGAGGACGGCACACCCCCAGGCCCCCACGGGCCGGGCTCCTCCACCAGCAGGAAGCCGCGCGTGGTGCTCGCCGAGCCCAGCACGGGCTCGCCGCGCTGCTGCGACTCGGCGGCGCAGGAGTAGCGCCGGTCGGCCGGGGTGAGGCCCTCGGGGGCTGAGGACGCGGTGAGCACCCCGACCGGCTGGTCGGACGTCAGCTCGTGCCCTCCGGCACCTGCCCGGCGGGCACGAGGACCCGCTCGCGCAGCAGCCGCCGCAGGAGCACCTGCGCGTCGTCGGCGTCGATCGCCACCCCGGAGCCGGCCAGGGACGACGGCGACGACGGCCCCGCCAGCGCCGCGCGCAGCGCCGGCTCGACCCACCCGGGGAAGCTGACCGTGCGCTGGTCGACGCGCAGCTCCACGCGGTCGCCGGCCACCTCGACCCGCGCGTGCAGCCCGATCCGCGGACGCACCGCGCCGTCGGCGCCGAGCGTGCGGGCCGCGCGGTCCTGGGACAGCGGGCCCACGGGCTCCAGGGGCACCGCCTGGCGGCGCCGGGCTGCCACGACGCGCTCGACGGCGTCGTCGTCGAGCTGCTCCAGCCACGCCAGGGCGGCGCGGCGGAACACGGCGACGTCGCTCTCGAGGCCGGTGGGCCCCTCGGCCTCCACCGGCAGCGGCAGGGCCCGGCGCAGGGCGAGGGAGTCCTCGCCACCCCCCTTCCCTGCCGACGCGAGGAGGTCGGTGAGCACGTCCTGCCAGGTGGTGGCCAGCAGGCCCACCGTGAGGTGGATGGAGCGGTCGTCCGTCGTCTGCGCCGAGTGCAGGTAGCCGCGGGGCAGGTACAGCGCGTCGCCGGGCTCCAGCACGGTGTCGACGAGGGGCTCCCGGCCGCCCACGGGGTCGGGCCCGAGGTCCTTGCTCGGCTGCGTGCGCAGCGGCAGCTCCACCGCCGGCGGGTGGATCGTCCAGTGCTTGCGCCCGTCGACCTGCAGCACGAGCACGTCGTGGGTGTCGTGGTGGGGCTTGAAGCCCTGCGCGCCGGGCGGGGTCACGTAGACGTTCGTCTGGGTCTGGCAGCCGAGCTCGGCGGCGAGGTCGCGGCAGAACACCCCGAGCGCCGGCCACACGCGGTGCAGCGCGTTGAGCACGATGGTGGCGCCCTCGGCGTGGTTCCTCGCGATGCCGTCCGGGTCGGGCAGGTCGCCCAGGCGCTGGTTGCCGGCGTTCGCGGCGCGCGTGTAGCTGGACCGCGGCAGGGTCACGCCGTCCCTGACCATGGCGAAGAACGGCGTGCGCAGGCCGCGCGGGCCCAGCAGCGCGTCGACGTCGGCGGGGGAGAGCAGGTCGTCGAAGCCGCGCGCCAGGGCGTGCCCGCGGTCGGCGGCGCGCACCAGCAGCGGAGCGCGGTTCCAGTGCTCGGCCGCGAAGCGCTCGGGCGTGGTGCCGAAGCAGCGGGCCAGCGGAGACGGACCGGCCCCGGTCCCCGCGGGGACCGGGGCCGCCAGCTCGCGCTCGAGCTCAGCCGTCACGTCAGCTGTTCGCAGGGTCGACGCCCGCGGGGTCGGAGCC from Quadrisphaera setariae encodes the following:
- a CDS encoding cupin domain-containing protein, whose product is MTAELERELAAPVPAGTGAGPSPLARCFGTTPERFAAEHWNRAPLLVRAADRGHALARGFDDLLSPADVDALLGPRGLRTPFFAMVRDGVTLPRSSYTRAANAGNQRLGDLPDPDGIARNHAEGATIVLNALHRVWPALGVFCRDLAAELGCQTQTNVYVTPPGAQGFKPHHDTHDVLVLQVDGRKHWTIHPPAVELPLRTQPSKDLGPDPVGGREPLVDTVLEPGDALYLPRGYLHSAQTTDDRSIHLTVGLLATTWQDVLTDLLASAGKGGGEDSLALRRALPLPVEAEGPTGLESDVAVFRRAALAWLEQLDDDAVERVVAARRRQAVPLEPVGPLSQDRAARTLGADGAVRPRIGLHARVEVAGDRVELRVDQRTVSFPGWVEPALRAALAGPSSPSSLAGSGVAIDADDAQVLLRRLLRERVLVPAGQVPEGTS
- a CDS encoding sucrase ferredoxin, with protein sequence MLTASSAPEGLTPADRRYSCAAESQQRGEPVLGSASTTRGFLLVEEPGPWGPGGVPSSRLGDAATAALKEVAASIGAKLLLVRRPGASVLRAAAGDDGERVLMRVSVRRDRERVITRSCSVAEVVQAARSPEGWTDLDTSDGGPLLVCTHGRKDWCCARRGRPLAAALAELAPSRVWECSHLGGDRFAANLLSLPTGWTYGRVDTADAAAVVEATAVGRVVPALLRGRCCDAMVVQAADVLARQALGRAEVRDLVPVSATREGADADAPWRVVFDLADGSPLAVRVRQRHVESPQRLTCGAAVAQHARTWELLDAGPTS